One region of Maribacter dokdonensis DSW-8 genomic DNA includes:
- a CDS encoding SIMPL domain-containing protein (The SIMPL domain is named for its presence in mouse protein SIMPL (signalling molecule that associates with mouse pelle-like kinase). Bacterial member BP26, from Brucella, was shown to assemble into a channel-like structure, while YggE from E. coli has been associated with resistance to oxidative stress.), with amino-acid sequence MKNIILILFGFLAIQTFAQNKNFIDQPFIETIAEIDTLVKPDKIHLVIILNEDDNRNRKSTEELEASMMRVLNSLKIDLEKNLSLLDYSSEFKKYFLSGQKILKTKMYSLIVNDAQTVGKVMAGLEREEISNVSITKTEYSKSDQLLLKLKSKAILKAKQNAEKMVEPINQKVGKAIYISDLETESITSQLQGKVAGVQIRGYSSIYGSRAQEDIIIDFEKMKFSSKVKVKFIIE; translated from the coding sequence ATGAAAAACATCATACTTATTCTTTTCGGATTTTTAGCAATTCAAACTTTTGCACAAAACAAAAACTTTATTGACCAACCATTTATAGAAACGATTGCGGAAATCGACACTTTGGTGAAACCTGACAAAATTCATTTAGTAATTATATTAAACGAAGACGACAATCGGAATCGAAAATCAACTGAGGAATTAGAGGCTTCAATGATGAGAGTTCTGAACTCATTGAAAATCGATCTAGAAAAAAATCTTTCTCTTTTGGATTATAGTAGTGAATTCAAAAAATACTTTTTAAGTGGACAAAAAATTCTGAAAACAAAAATGTATTCTCTAATTGTAAATGACGCTCAAACTGTTGGAAAAGTAATGGCAGGATTAGAGCGTGAAGAAATATCAAACGTATCTATTACTAAAACTGAATATTCGAAATCTGACCAATTATTACTTAAGCTAAAATCAAAAGCTATTCTGAAAGCAAAACAGAATGCCGAAAAAATGGTCGAACCTATAAATCAAAAAGTTGGTAAAGCGATATACATTTCGGATTTAGAAACTGAATCGATAACTAGTCAGTTGCAAGGAAAAGTGGCTGGAGTTCAAATCAGAGGATATTCAAGCATTTATGGAAGTCGTGCACAAGAAGATATCATTATTGATTTTGAGAAAATGAAGTTTTCCTCAAAAGTAAAAGTGAAATTTATAATCGAGTAA
- a CDS encoding type II secretion system protein GspG has protein sequence MLELILSTLAEFGLIREDYKHRKRISKKEKEDGTKRPIQKYFLQPSALIFISVLVIGSLIFILFFTYQRTSVFPERTVKEISEMSDRMENWNQKFGRYPSNLNELIGNSPVRQSWKKDAWNREYEFTISENVKTFLITSAGSDGEFNTEDDIESQ, from the coding sequence ATGCTTGAATTAATACTTTCGACTTTAGCAGAATTTGGACTAATCCGTGAGGATTATAAACATCGGAAACGAATAAGTAAAAAAGAAAAAGAAGATGGTACTAAAAGACCTATTCAAAAATATTTTTTGCAACCAAGTGCATTAATTTTCATTTCTGTTTTAGTCATTGGGAGTTTAATCTTTATTCTGTTTTTTACTTATCAAAGAACATCTGTTTTTCCTGAAAGAACTGTGAAAGAAATCTCTGAAATGAGTGACAGAATGGAAAATTGGAACCAAAAGTTCGGACGATACCCATCAAACCTTAATGAGTTAATTGGAAATAGTCCTGTAAGACAAAGTTGGAAAAAAGACGCTTGGAACCGAGAATATGAATTTACGATTTCGGAAAACGTAAAAACGTTTTTAATCACCTCTGCTGGTTCTGATGGAGAATTTAATACAGAAGATGACATTGAATCGCAATAA